The stretch of DNA AGCTTTCATCCAAAACTTCCGCcgtcagcttcttcttcagtgTGATAACATCCTCCGGCCCTAGAGGAGGTCTTTGATATGTATATTACTATTACATAAAATAGATGTAGCATGTCAGAGATAACATGTCTTATTTGACTTATCTTTCTAAGCTTAGGCGATTTCAAATGTATTTTATGACATTTCTTATATAATCATAATTCTACCACAAGCTTtagaaggaaacaaatttttgtttctcaactACTGGTGCATAGACTAAGAGCGAAGCAAATGGTCATTTTCCAGCTTGAGGAATCGGAATCACATCAACTTCTGTCTTACTTATTACGATTCTTATTAGACGCAATATTTAATTATACACACACGCAATCAAAGAGACAAAACACATCACAGTTATCTACCAAAACAGACTTTAGGGAGATGAGCAGACACGAGAACTAGGGGTGGATTTGAGTTGGGTGCGATGGCTGGACCAGCTGGCGGATATTGACTCGAGAGCAGGAACGAGCCATCTCTCCGGCAAGAGGGACAACGGGGAGGCTATCGCAGTTGCATATCTCAATCATGAAGCCATCAGGGTCGTGGAAGAAGAGTTGGTCCACTTGTATTCCTCCTTCTTCCACCACTGCTCTGACGTACTTTATCTCCATTTCcttgagcttcttctccacCGTTTCCATGCTTTCGCACTGCATTCATTCAACACACAAATCTCTTTTACTGTCATTTTGTGTCAAATTATGTGGATTTATGCTAAAATCCATCTGCATACAGCATactgtaataataaaaaaaaattaaaagagctCCAGTTCAAATAAAATCATGCATCTTGTTACATTTTCTGAAAGTGTATATTCTAAATGAAATTGAAGATAGATCAGAACACTAATAGAGTTTGTATCGTGGATACGTAATCTGTGCAGAAGGGGTAAGTGAGTACACGCATGTTAAAAGTATATTGGAGggtcaaaaaatgaaaataagaagGTATCTACCTGGAAAGAAATGTGATTATCTTTGGGATTAATCTCAGATTTCTTCAGTAATTTCTCAGGTtcagaagattgaagaagatggatACCCATTCCATGTCCAAACAACCTactcacacacaaaaaaaaacacacaatttcgttattaacatttaaaaatatataatatccatatatatgtttttacgTTGTATAATGGTAATGGTATGTACCAAGCGCCATCGAAATCAAAAGAGCCAGGTCTACGAATCGGTAGGAACCCTAAAACGTTATGGTAAAAGCTCATGGATTCCTCCACGGATCGACATAGAAGAGATATGTGATTCAACGACTTGATATGCAGAGGGTTTCCCATGTTTTCCTTCATTTTCCCCGGAGAAACAAAATCCAAAgcagaacagaacaaaacagaacaaaacagaacaaaacagaacagaacagaacagaacagaacagaacagaacagaacagaacagaacagaacagaacagaacagagcaGAACTTCGCCTCGATCGTACCAACAAAGCTTCGAATCCGAAATCTACGACGTTACCTATAATGAATTTAAGGATAGATCGATTCAGGAGGAAGATGATTTTATTAGAATTGTCTAAATGTACACGTGttgtatatacaaatatgtgTGTGTCGTGATCGAGTAAACTACGGAACTTACCTTAGGATGGCGATGATGCCTATGTATGTCTCTATACACTTTatgcatcattttttttatttatatacttatGTTGTATAATCATTACCACCCTCCACCCAATGTATCATTGATCGTTTTGGAATTGAGGATACGTCTTATATCTTGGATCTTCAAATTCAGAAATTTCAATCATATAAAACACCCTCAATCAACTAGACTCACGTTCCCATAACgtctttttgtaaaacaaacaattttggAATTGTGTTTCTTACGTAAAAGATAATTCCAAAATTAAAATGCTTAAAAAGTTTACCGCCATAAAATCTACCATCACAAGTCAGACACCAGGTGTTGAAGCAtcacctatatatatgttagacaCCAGACGTTTTGAGTAGACAGACAATAATATGTTACTAATTAAGTTTGCTTTGTCATTTGTGGGTTCAAAGTTtccacaaacaaataaataaacaataaaaaattatgcattGCTGGGTTGTCTCtgttctctttttctgttgttTACATTCGTGTGCTATATAGCAGGAAAAGCTATCAACGCCTATGTTTTAGGTTTAACGCCTTTTACTTTGGCTGGACGAAGCTAAGAACATAACTAATTTACCCAGGGCTCGTTGCTTTAGCGAAGCGTTTGCATCATCAGACAAAGATCCTATCAGTTTCTTCTGCACACGGTCACAACTACTTTGCGTATGCCATTTTGCTCTCGAGCTGaattcaaaagaagaaataagatGTTTGTAGTTAgcataaacaaaaatgtaaaccaGATCTTTACAATCAAAACTTCATTTAGTAGAGAGACACTATTATTTACTTACTGGGTATCCATTGGAGTTTCCAAATCACCCTGGCCTTTTATTATCACGGAGCAACTAATAGTTGAATCCGATAAGAAGATAAATGTACCTCCTGATATGGGGCTACATCCAATTTCCAGTTCCCCCGCCCCAAAGctatacaaaacaaactcaggagaaagaaataaagaaagaatccTGTGGCCGCCTTGTCGTGTAGATGTAGCAAATTTTGTTCCATTttcaatgtaaaatattacaaaatggACTTAAGGGAGACCAACTGTTTTGAGCTGAAAGGAGGCACTCGTTTTTGAACTAACGCCATGATCGACTTAGCCTGATCAAGCTGGCCCTTTTTCACAAGCCCTTTGAGCAGCATATCAACTGTATCCAAGTTCGGGTACCACTTCTTTCTCATACAATCCTTACACATGGTATAAGCCAGATCAAAGTTTCCTGCTTTGCACAGATAGTGAATCATCGTCTGGTAAATCTTCAGGTTTNAGGGCTCGTTGCTTTAGCGAAGCGTTTGCATCATCAGACAAAGATCCTATCAGTTTCTTCTGCACACGGTCACAACTACTTTGCGTATGCCATTTTGCTCTCGAGCTGaattcaaaagaagaaataagatGTTTGTAGTTAgcataaacaaaaatgtaaaccaGATCTTTACAATCAAAACTTCATTTAGTAGAGAGACACTATTATTTACTTACTGGGTATCCATTGGAGTTTCCAAATCACCCTGGCCTTTTATTATCACGGAGCAACTAATAGTTGAATCCGATAAGAAGATAAATGTACCTCCTGATATGGGGCTACATCCAATTTCCAGTTCCCCCGCCCCAAAGctatacaaaacaaactcaggagaaagaaataaagaaagaatccTGTGGCCGCCTTGTCGTGTAGATGTAGCAAATTTTGTTCCATTttcaatgtaaaatattacaaaatggACTTAAGGGAGACCAACTGTTTTGAGCTGAAAGGAGGCACTCGTTTTTGAACTAACGCCATGATCGACTTAGCCTGATCAAGCTGGCCCTTTTTCACAAGCCCTTTGAGCAGCATATCAACTGTATCCAAGTTCGGGTACCACTTCTTTCTCATACAATCCTTACACATGGTATAAGCCAGATCAAAGTTTCCTGCTTTGCACAGATAGTGAATCATCGTCTGGTAAATCTTCAGGTTTGGTTTGTACCCTTTACCGTGCATTGCTGTATAAACCCTTTCGGCCATCTCAGGAAACCTCGCAATGAAAAACCCTTTGATAACCATGTTATACGTTATGTTGTCCGGTTCCACCTGGAGTCTTGGCATCAACAGCAACAGATCATTTGCATCCCAAGCTCGTCCCCTATTCACTAAGAACTGGATCCTAATATTAAAAGTGGTGAGATTAGGCCTGCAGCCCTTGAGGACCATAAGGTTCCACAACCCATTCCCAATCACACACCTCTCATGCTTGTAAAACGCAGATATAAGTGTAGTATAAGTAACAACATCAGGTTTTAACCTTGATTTCTCCATCTGCCGCATAGCCATATAAGCGCCGTCAAGTATACCCAGTTCACAGAAAGATTTAATAGCAATGTTAAAAGAGACAGCATCAATATCAATGCCATACATTGATGGAGCGTCGTGAAGAAACTCCCTGATGGTGTGTAGATCAGGTTTAAAAGACAAGACTTGAAGCGCGGCATTGAAGGACTTAACGGTTCTTTTGCAACCGTGTGAATCCATATTGTAGAAAGTGTCAAGTGCTTGCTTAGTCATTCCAGCTTTGCCATACAACATAATAATCCTAACGACGAAACCTTCACGCCTACCTTGTGGAAGTGTCTTCTGATGCTCAAGTAGATCCTCGACGAAATCAAACCGACGTGCACCAGCTAACCTAGAAACCGTATCTTCAAAAGCAAACCGGTTTTCGATAACCAAACGGTTTGTGGCGTTAGCTTTGAAGAGATTGAATAGCTTCTCAGGGTCTCGCTCAGATTTAAGCTTGACGAGTGCTGGCTCCTCAACAACACCACTTTGGATCTGATTCGAAACACGAGAGGTTGTGGCTGCTATTGAAGAATGGCAGAATCTGCGAATGGTTCGCAGAGATAGCATGATCCCTCGAGCCTAAACATACCCGGTTAACATCAAAATCTTCcaagaaatttgaaattagtttGTAAGATCGATCTACCAACCCAATCTATTCCAAAAATACGAGACCGAAGAGTTGAGCAAACCCTCGACATCCATATCTACTACCTCAatcgcaacaacaacaaaaaaaaacctaaaacccgATGCGATTTAACAAAACAGCCATATCTGTAAATGTAAAATCCTTCCCACGGAGAATTTAAGAACACAGCCCAACTTTAGCTCAGATCGCTATGACCGGAAAAGGGAGAAATTTTGATCTGAGATGGAGGAGAGTAACAGGAGGCTAACGACGGAGACATACGACGGAGGTTTaaggttttaggttttttgggTTTGCCAAAACGACTCTTTTTGGGCTTTATTTGggcttttcatttttatatcaGGCCTTTGTATTAACAACCCCTTTGAATTTCTTATTTGTTCCAATATGACCCGTATATTTACACAGTATTTCAATTTACACcccaacatattaaaataaagcTAATTAAAGACAGGAGGAAGGTCGGATGATGCCTTTTGCGGAGCCCTGAACAAAAGAGCAGAGAGAGGAGACAGAATCAATTCCATCGGCCGGAGATAAGTCAATGTCTCTCATGAAAAGGTTGGAACATGGAACAGTCAACCCTGAACAATCAAGCTTCATAGCCACCTTTGTAGCCGATGTTCCACTCATCTTCATGTATCTCACTTTATCTATGTGAACTCCCTTACTCTGATTTACAACATTACACTTTTTACCATTAGCTCATTTTTCCATCTACATaagatagaatttttttttttaaaaaagattcttACAGTTTGAGGGCAGTTAGGGGAGCAACCGTAGAACTGATCAATGATGATGGGGTTTTGTACAGACGAGAAACGAATGTCGAAGAACTCGATTCCTCGGACGTAACCAGTTCCTCCAGGCCACGTCTTTATTCGAGCTCCGTTTGTTGTTCCTGTGAAGTTAACGTGCGACACACGTATGTTTTCCACTGCTACCTCTGTTCCTCCTCTACCTAAACTCCCAATGCTGTTTCACAtttctttgttagttttttttttttttttcctcttataatttaacaaatacaTTTTGGAAGTATATAAGATTGCGGGATTGCTAGGGAAAAAGTATTAGCCACCTTACACCGTGACCAGGTCCGCAGTTCACAAAGGAAACAGTCACACTATTCACTTGATCTCCGATAGACACACAATCGTCACCTATATGATTAAGgaaattgtaagaaaaaaaaaagaaactaactaGCCagttaaacctttaaaatacCATATATTTTATCGTGTCCATGTAtcaagattaattaattattgttttggtttagtaagaaaaatttaccaGCGGCGATGTCAGAATGACTAATAGAAACGGCGGTGGAAGATGTGATGTGAATACCGTCGGTGTTAGGGCTAGCCTCCGGTGAGGTTATTTTGATATCACTGATATACACATTTTGGCTTCCCATCACAAGAACATGGGTTTGTGCACTATCTCTGAATCTCAAACTCTTTAATGTTACATTTCCGCAGTTACTAAATGTCATCATCTGcggttaaaatttatatatcgtTATTGAGTCGTACCAGTTTGTTATGTActactattttcttttgttaaaaaaagtaaacttaCCGTTGGTGCAAGCCAGATGCAATTCTGAGACACAGAGTATATATGGTTAGTTATGATACATTTActataaccaaagaaaaaaaaaatcaaaaggtttaaaaaaaaggagatgAATAAAGAAGATATAATTACGTACGGGTCCGGGATGGTCTCTACAATGAATATCCCACCATGCTTTGCCTTGGCCGTTCAACATGCCGCGCCCTACAATTGCAAGTCCATCCACTTGATCGAATATGAGCCATGGTATTACTCCGTTCTCACCATTTTCCCACTTGTTTGGATCACTCTGCGCTATCATCTCTCCATCAatctatatattacaaaataattaatttggagTTTCatatttggtttatatatattcatgtaatAATATCTCTATCAAGTAACCGCTGGAGGGATTTACAGTGAAAAGGAGAGGTTTCGGTATGCAAGGTCCCGTGAAGTGAAGGGAGTTGAGGAGGAACACCTTCCCTGCTGGTACATGTACACTTCCCGTTTTGGAGCTTCCCTTACAAGCATTCTCCCATGCCTTTTGGAAagcctagtttttttttttgttttccaccaATCAAATATTGTCCAACGATGTTTACCAAAAGTTAAAACTTTGTATCATGACCAAAAAACTTACAGATGTATCATCGGCAATTCCATCCCCGACCGCTCCATATTTCATCACTGATTCACCATTGCTTAACCAGAGAAGTCCTAAAATTGCAACGAGTACTAACAAACCACGGTCCTacacattcatacaaaaaattAGGATTGATTTTTTGAAATCAGGGTCTGTTAGTAGATACTAGATAGAGACAAATTAAAGAGTCTTCACCATTTTGAAGGGAGATGGATTGATCTAAGCAGAGTTGAATACTGAaatagtttcagttttttttaagaCATAAATAAGCAAAGAACATAAGGGTTTGATTCAAGCCTCGCATTAATAACATAAAAGCATGCATGCATCTCtgtttggttttctaaaaatttTTAGGTATCTAATATGGATATAGGTACGAGCATCATCCAAAGATTCTAggaaaaattggaaataaaagataaaataaatcaattattgTCCATCTATGCATTCtatgaacatatataatttattcataaattaCCATTTATCTTGAATATAAgcaattttccaaaaaaaaaaaaaaacaatctgtAGAAAAATGATGTTGAAATCATGAAGATACATAAAAGTTCAAAAATCTGTTGTTTTAGTTAACGTTTTCGATGGATAAAATTTGATcttaattgatttatttatcctttattttcaataattgaTAAGTTcaataattgatttatttattctttatttttaattttttccaagATTATTCTATGTACAgtaaaatctctaaaaattaataatgctgggatcaaaatattttattaatttatctataaattaataattattcttttatagtgtaaattaataatttatagatatatttatagataattattattaatttatagatctatttttaattgtttaaattttttaaaattataaattgagatagttttagcaaaataaaattagaattttggatgttgtaaattttttggtattggaattgaatttaaaatatttagaaaacattattgaaaataaattacaaatactatagataaattcacttatacacatgacatacaatTGTCGTATGTTAATAGCCTATCAAAATATCAATATGTAAAtaatgcatatttagaaattgaaaacttaaaaacgttttagttatttttatgaaatgttatagaatatttatatcattatagtttgaagatacaattatattttaaatatgaggtttaggggaagcatactttattatatcagcatatatatatatatatatgtgtaaatctacatgattattaatttatgatttattgagaccatattttacataaagatttaaaaaaattattattttattattttatcgaaatatgttattttttatactgGTCTGATTTGaaactagcaaaatttattaatttatattgtttattaatttgtagagtattaatttatagagatttttgtTACATTTGTAGCCTTAATTAAGTTTCCTCTAATATCAAGTGCCATCGAACAGTCTTctccatacaaaaaaaaaagttcactgAATTTTCTAGCTATAAACTGGACAACttctttttagttaaaaattaatatctcgaatttagaaaatatttaattaacaattaaatgTGATCTCTTACTTAAACGATGTGATGAATTTTACTTGAATTAAGGATTCTCTGTATGTTCATTATAACACAATACGTACAGTTCAAGTTTCCTCTTATATTGATTGAGTGCCATCGCGGTATCACACAGTCAGCAGCAACGCTTCCCcaaagttgaataaaattgtcAAGAGACTTGGTGGGAGTTTCCTCCGACAAACTTAAGCCATCTTCTATTGGTCGTTATTTTTGATCCAATGGGCATCCTTCGGCATGTCTATTGTCTTCTATCCCCAACTCACATCGTCTCGAGATCATCACACAGGGCAacataactaaaattttcttttgacttTGGTTTTCCCTTTTCATTAATTCAATTATGGAAAGAACAATAAATTGATATCTTCACCAACTAAACTCCATGACTACATTTTTCAGCCAAAAAGCTACAAACCGACAAGAAGGAGTAATACATACATGGTGATCTTTTCACAATAAATTGatgaatatttacatttatttttaaattataatttacatttatACATGCTCTTTTCCCAAAAGCAATACATATGTGTGGGGTAGACCTAAGCATGTGTACTGTGTAGTGTACACTATTGCTCTATATAACTCTTGCGCGCTTTGgggtttgataaaaagtgaAGACATGATCTCGTCAAGAAAATATAAACGATGTGGTTTGGGAGCTGCATTGTTCATTGcctatatcttcttcttctctctcatgTCTTTACACTACGTATCTGGTATAGATCCAAATCCTTAAAATTATTGCCCATTTTgagtaaaatataattaaatctgtTTTATTAATCTCTTtctggtttatatatatgtagcagGTCATGATCATCAACAAAAAGAGAAGGAACCGGTTCGGGGTTCAGAGCCTCCCAAGTGTGTGAACAAGTGCCTGAACTGCAAGCCTTGTCTTCCTTATCTATTTGACATTCATGATCATGGTGctcatcatgatgatgatgattatagtGAAACATATTATCCCGTAAGGTGGGTGTGTAGATGTAGCGACAAAGTATTTGAACCGTGAGAATAGTTTCAAGAATTAAAACATTATGTAAGCGTGTTGCTTCTCATGGATTCATGTTTGatggttttcatgttttttaaaaaaaaaaaaaaaaactgatgatgTGTTTGTGGGGGTAGTATATGTGTGTCTCATTTACGCACCATCCACATGCGTAACAAAATTGGTCTTGGCTTTTAATGGGCCTACAGAGGGGAGCCTTAACAGATAAAGTGAGGACATGGGCCGACTAATTAAGCGTAAAAGCTTCAGACTCCAGTACCGAAGACTTTTTTCTTTAAGGTCAAACCACGATTCTTCACCGTACGTTTTTGTTTacctgtgtttgtgtttgagatAATGACCGTCTCAATATATCGCATCTTATTTTTAACTCGACAGCGCCTCCGTagaataagaaattaattatcGAATATTTCTGCTTCAGGCATCACATCCTAATGATTCCCTTATGTTCATGTACTTATGGGCTATATATACCAATCAGATTCATAATTTTAATGTTTGTGACCGATATCCATAAACCAAATTTATGATGATTTATTTATCACCTCCGTAACATGATCACAATCTTATGTATAGTGTGAAGAATCTCACACGTAACATTTTCTTCTCAAAGCTTCGAAAGAAACCCTTAAATAAACGTTATTATCTGCT from Camelina sativa cultivar DH55 chromosome 9, Cs, whole genome shotgun sequence encodes:
- the LOC104714364 gene encoding pentatricopeptide repeat-containing protein At1g80150, mitochondrial, with amino-acid sequence MLSLRTIRRFCHSSIAATTSRVSNQIQSGVVEEPALVKLKSERDPEKLFNLFKANATNRLVIENRFAFEDTVSRLAGARRFDFVEDLLEHQKTLPQGRREGFVVRIIMLYGKAGMTKQALDTFYNMDSHGCKRTVKSFNAALQVLSFKPDLHTIREFLHDAPSMYGIDIDAVSFNIAIKSFCELGILDGAYMAMRQMEKSRLKPDVVTYTTLISAFYKHERCVIGNGLWNLMVLKGCRPNLTTFNIRIQFLVNRGRAWDANDLLLLMPRLQVEPDNITYNMVIKGFFIARFPEMAERVYTAMHGKGYKPNLKIYQTMIHYLCKAGNFDLAYTMCKDCMRKKWYPNLDTVDMLLKGLVKKGQLDQAKSIMALVQKRVPPFSSKQLVSLKSIL
- the LOC104715998 gene encoding probable polygalacturonase At3g15720, with product MKYGAVGDGIADDTSAFQKAWENACKGSSKTGSVHVPAGKVFLLNSLHFTGPCIPKPLLFTIDGEMIAQSDPNKWENGENGVIPWLIFDQVDGLAIVGRGMLNGQGKAWWDIHCRDHPGPMMTFSNCGNVTLKSLRFRDSAQTHVLVMGSQNVYISDIKITSPEASPNTDGIHITSSTAVSISHSDIAAGDDCVSIGDQVNSVTVSFVNCGPGHGVSIGSLGRGGTEVAVENIRVSHVNFTGTTNGARIKTWPGGTGYVRGIEFFDIRFSSVQNPIIIDQFYGCSPNCPQTSKGVHIDKVRYMKMSGTSATKVAMKLDCSGLTVPCSNLFMRDIDLSPADGIDSVSSLCSFVQGSAKGIIRPSSCL
- the LOC104714366 gene encoding EPIDERMAL PATTERNING FACTOR-like protein 8, coding for MISSRKYKRCGLGAALFIAYIFFFSLMSLHYVSAGHDHQQKEKEPVRGSEPPKCVNKCLNCKPCLPYLFDIHDHGAHHDDDDYSETYYPVRWVCRCSDKVFEP
- the LOC104714363 gene encoding uncharacterized protein LOC104714363 isoform X1 translates to MKENMGNPLHIKSLNHISLLCRSVEESMSFYHNVLGFLPIRRPGSFDFDGAWLFGHGMGIHLLQSSEPEKLLKKSEINPKDNHISFQCESMETVEKKLKEMEIKYVRAVVEEGGIQVDQLFFHDPDGFMIEICNCDSLPVVPLAGEMARSCSRVNIRQLVQPSHPTQIHP
- the LOC104714363 gene encoding uncharacterized protein LOC104714363 isoform X2 — encoded protein: MKENMGNPLHIKSLNHISLLCRSVEESMSFYHNVLGFLPIRRPGSFDFDGAWLFGHGMGIHLLQSSEPEKLLKKSEINPKDNHISFQCESMETVEKKLKEMEIKYVRAVVEEGGIQVDQLFFHDPDGFMIEICNCDSLPVVPLAGEMVQPSHPTQIHP